GGTTAGCGATCGCGCGTTCCGAACTCCCTTTAGATAACTCTCAAGTGGAAATTGCTGCTTTAGAAATAGCTGGTAATTTCTTATTCGATCCAGCAACTCACCGAGATTTTTTAGGTGCAATGTTGGGATGTGGAATTAATCGAGAAAAAACGGGTGATTTGATTGTTTTGGGTGAAAGAGGTGCTCAAGCAATTGTTGTTCCTGAAATGGTGGAATATTTAGAGACGCATTTGGAACAAGTGCGATCGGTCCCAGTGCGAACTCAACGCATAGAAATTAGCGAATTAAAGATTAAAGAACCGAAGAAAAAAGAGTTAACAACTGTGGAAGCTTCTTTGCGGTTAGATGCGATCGCATCAGCTGGTTTTGGAATGTCGCGCAGCAAAATGGTCGATTTAATCGATGGTGGTGATGTGCGAGTTAATTGGAAAGAAATCAGCCAAGCTAGTTATCAATTAAAGTCAGGCGATCTAGTCGCAATTCGCGGCAAAGGACGTTTAGAAGTTGGGGAAATTGCAGTTACCAAAAAAGACCGTTACCGCGTACAAATGACGAGGTATATGTAATTTTCATTGGTCATTTGTATCCCCAAAAAATCATAATTAACAATAACTAAAGAATTGGGTTTTATCTGAAGAAAAGACAAAACCCAACCTAAGTAAATTCTGTATCGAAATCAAGAGTTAACAAGTATTGGTTTTTTCTCAGATTTTACATAAACTTTTACTGGGTCATAACCTAACTGTTCAGTAATTCGTTCCCTAGCTAAAACACGGTATTCCCAAAAATGCTCTCCAGCCGCACATAAACCCAAATACATATTTAAAACTTGCGGCTTTGTGAGCAGAATTATTGATAATTGTTGCCAAAATTGTTGGCGAATTTCTGGTCTGCGTATCCCCTGATGCCAGATTATCTGGGAAATTAGTCGCAATCCCTTACCCAAGGGAAATTGCATTGTTTGCTTTCGTTCTACTGGCGAATTAATTTTGAGACATTGCTTAAAACAGCGTTTGAGATAGTTTTTTGGTTCATACAAATTCCAGAAACCTTCAACATATTCTTTGGCAATTTCAGCGACTGGACGAGTGGGGATAAAATTCATCAAAGTATTCTGATCTCCCACTTTAGTAATACCGACACCCTCTACTAAACGTTCTTCTTTTTGCAGGCGATGCCACAATTGAGTATTAGGTAAAGCTTGGAGAATGCCTAGCATTGGTTGAGGAATACTGCTTTGTGCTATAAATGCTTGAATTCGCTCACCTGCACCAGAACGTTCGCCATCAAAACCAAGAATAAAACCTGCATAAATCAGCATACCTGCCTGATTAATTTTGCGACAAGCTTCAATGAGGGGATGACGAGTATTTTGTAGTTTGTGAGTTACTTTTAAACTGTCTTGATCGGGGGTTTCAATGCCAAGAAATACGGCATAAAATCCGGCTTGATTCATTAAATCTAGTAGTTCATCGTCTTCTGCCAAATTTACAGAAGCTTCAGTCATGAAAGTGAAAGGATAATTGTGTTGCTTTACCCAAGGAATCAATTCTCGTAAAAAGCGTTTAACGTTGCGCTGATTGCCAATAAAGTTGTCATCAACGATGAACAGTGAACCTCGCCAGCCTAAATCATAAAGCTTTTGCAATTCGGCTATTGCTTGACTCGGTTCTTTGGTGCGAGGTTTGCGACCGTAGAGAGTTATGATATCGCAAAACTCGCAGTTGAAGGGACAACCGCGAGAAAACTGAATTGCCATCATGAAGTAGGCATCGCGTTTCAGGAGATCGAAGCGAGGCATGGGACTTTGGGTGACATCCGGTTTCTCTGGGGAGCGAAAAATTCCTCCCTCTTCGCCTTGATTAAGTGCGGCGATAAATTGTGGAACTGTGATTTCCCCTTCATCGAGTATCAGGTAGTGAGCGCCTGATTCAAGGGCATCTTGGGGAAGAGATGTGGGGTATGGGCCACCGACTGCGACTTTTTTGCCTAATTTTACGGCTTTTTGAATTAGGGCATGGAAATCTGGCTTCTGTACCAGCATAGCGGAGAGGATAACTAGGTCACACCACTGCCAATCTGAGTCTGTTTCTAAGTTAACGTTGCGATCGCAAAATCTAATTTCCCATTCTTTGGGGAGGAGAGCGGCGACTGTAATAATTCCCAGAGGTGGAATAACTGCTTTAAATCCAGCTATTTCCATGAAGCGATCGTAAGACCAAAAGGACTGGGGAAACTGAGGATAGAGCAATAATGCTTTCATTCTTTAGATCCTTAGTACTGTTTCAGTTCACTCTCTCAATTGACAGATAGCCAGAAATAAAATCAGCTTGGAATAGCTTTTCTATCAGTAGAATCTGTCTGTGCAATTGTTTTTTAAACAGGCATTTCTTGATAACAGTGGCTACAACGCCAGTAAATACCTCCTAAACGGATATGACGCAGTAAAATGTTTGAGCAACACAGGCAAGTATGGTGCTCGTGCATACAATGGTCAATTGTGGGGATCAAACTTCGTGGCTGGCGACCTTTGATCGGGTCGAGGGGCGACGCGATCGAAGTTGTTAATAAAGCTAGCATCTTAAAAAACCAGTATTTTAAATCGTGGATTTAAGTATAATTCCCCTTGACAAAGAATACCTCTATCGATAGAGATAGGTAAATTTTGATTTATGTGGTATGGTGAACATGAATCGTAAATCGCGGGCTTGATAGCAAAAGTACTGCTAGATACAGGTAAGTAAGCCAAGTCCTTGATGAGGTTGAATTAAAAAAATTGAAAATACAAGCGTTAGAAATCAAGATGGGCGATCGCATCATTGCTTACTGCAATAATAAGATGCAGATCTGTACAGTTAAACGCATTTTAAATCCTGGTCAGACTAATAATATTACGTTGTCGGTATTCACTTCTGACCATTACCGCATCTCTGTTTCCCGCACAGTCAGCTTTAAACCCGATGCTTTAGTTGATTTAGCAAGTTAAAATTCCCCAAAAATGACCGTAATACCTAAGCATTAAACCCGTATATTTTGTTGAAAAACAGAGCAAAATGGAGTAGTAATCAGTGCAAAAACACAACTAATTACCACAAAATAATTAACTATTTAATCAAGATATCCAGAAGCTTTTAGTTTTTGCCAAACTTTGGCTATACTTTCAGCTTCTGTTTCTATATCTGTGTGACATTCTACCTCTGGATTAGTAGGAATTTCGTAAGGATCATCTATTCCAGTAAAGTGTTTAATTTCCCCGGATCTCGCTTTTTTATATAAGCCTTTAACATCTCTTTTTTCGCAAATTTCTAAAGGCGCATTCACAAAAACTTCAATAAAATCACCAATTTTTGCTTTTACTTCTTGGCGAATTTCTCGATAAGGTGAAATAGCAGAAACCAGAACAATTACACCATTTCTGGTTAACAAATGCGCCACAAAACCGATGCGACGAATATTTTCATCTCGATCTTCTTTACTAAAACCTAAACCTTTAGTTAAGTTTTGACGGACAAGATCACCGTCGAGAAGTTCTACTAAATAACCTTGCGATCGCAATTCTTCTGCTACAGCTTTACTAATAGTAGTTTTCCCAGCACCACTTAAACCTGTAAACCATACGGTAACACCGCGCCGCTTCATTTTTTTCACTCCTAAAACCATCCGGCAATTTATCTTACTTTAGATGGGATTATTTAATCTAGGATTTTTTACCACAGATATCCACAGATGCACACAGATGCACACAGATAAATTATCGATTGGTGTTAGGACTGAATTGATAGCAAATTTATCATCTAGGTTGGTTGATTAGGTGGGCAAATTTGCCACACCCTACATTTGGAAGTTTTAAATGCTGTTATCTATGGAAGAAATTCCCGCCATGTCTAAGATTTCGGGAATTAAATCTTCTCTTTTAATTGCCATCAAATGAACTCCGTGACAAATTTGTTTAGCCATTTGCACTTGTTCGGCGGCAATTTTCATGCCTTCGCGCAAGGGGTCTTTGGCAGCGGCTAAGCGATCGATAATCGATTGCGGGATTTCAATCCCCGGTACACAGCGATTTAAAAATTCCGCATTTTTAGCTGATTTAATTAAGAAAATTCCCGCTAAAATTGGCTTATTAGAACCAGATGCAATCTGATTCATAAACTTTTCTAGTTTGTCAAAATCAGCAATTAATTGACTTTGGAAAAACTGCGCCCCCGCTTGTAATTTTCGCTCAAAACGACGTTGTAAACCTGACCAACTGTGTGATTGAGGATCGACTGCTGCACCGACAAATAAATCTGTCGCCCCATCTGTTAAAGGTTTATCATTCCAATCAAAACCATGATTCATTTTGTCAATTAATTGCAGCAAGCGCACAGATTCTAAATCAAAAACTGGTTTACAGTTGGGGTGATCTCCGGCTTTTACGGGGTCGCCTGTGAGGGCTAAAATGTTGCGAATACCCAAGGCGTTAGCGCCCATGAGGTCTGCTTGTAATCCGATACGATTGCGATCGCGGCAAGCAACCTGACATATTGGTTCAATGCCATGTTGGAGCAAAATTACTGAGGCTGCTAAAGGACACATCCGCAATACCGCCCGACTGCCATCCGTAATATTTACTGCATGAACTCGACCTTTGAGAAGTTGTGCCATTTTCAGCATCGAAGTTGGATCGCCTCCTTTAGGGGGTGAAACTTCGGCAGTAATTAAAAATTCTCCGTTTTTTACAGCGTTACGAAAGGTATTCAAGGGTTTTGGGTATGGCGTACTGTGCATTGTCATTTCAGTTGGGCGCTAGTTTTTCAGATATAACATTTTCACGATGTCACCTAACAGCATCACTATTGGGGATCAAAGTCAAGTTTTGCAATGACAGGTTTTGGAATGACAGGCAAGATGCCTGTCCTACGGTACGGGATTGAGATTTTTTTTAGAGGGGTTGGGAATAGCCCATTGCGGCTTTTACTTCTGCTAGGGTTTGATTTGCGATCGCACCAGCTTTTTCCTTCCCTTCGCGCAACACAGATTCCAAATAACCTTTTTCATTCATCACCGCATTATATTTATCTTGAATCGGTTTCAAAGCATTAATCGTCGTTTCTGTGAGCAAAGGTTTAAACTGACCCCAACCCATATCCGCACATTCAGCGGCAACTTCTTCCTTTTTCTTTCCAGAAAGCAGCATATATAAAGTTAACAAATTTCGGCTTTCTGGTCTTTCTGGATCGTCAAAAGATAAACCTCGCACGGGATCGGTTTTACACCGCTTAATTTTCTTTTGAATTTCTTCTGGCGAATCCAACAAATTAATTCGACTCATTTCTGAAGGATCTGACTTAGACATTTTCTTTGTTCCGTCTGTCAGACTCATGACTCTAGCACCTTCCGCCCGAATTAAAGGATTGGGTAACTTTAATACCTTTTTCCCGTTGCCAAACAAATGATTAAAGCGCACGGCAATATCACGAGTCAGTTCTAAATGCTGCTTTTGGTCTTCACCAACAGGCACTTTATCAGCTTGGTAAAGCAAAATATCTGCTGCCATTAATACTGGATAATCTAACAAACCAGCGTTAACATTTTCGCCTTGTTTCACTGCTTTTTCCTTGAACTGAATCATATCTTGTAACCAGTTCAAAGGCGTAATGCAATTTAGTAACCAAGTTAATTCACTGTGGGCGGGAAGATGTGACTGCACAAAAATACTCGAATAGCTCAAATCTATGCCGCAAGCTAGATACAAAGCCGCTATTTTATATGTATTCTCGGCCAATGTAGCTGGATCGTGGGGAACTGTAATTGCGTGCAAATCAACCACACAAAAAAAGTTATCGTACTCGCTCTGTCCTTCTACCCAATTGCGAATCGCTCCCAGGTAGTTACCCAGGTGAAGATTGCCAGTTGGTTGAACCCCAGAGAGAACTCGCTGTTTCGCCATAAATTTCGTAGACTGTCTGCAACCTGCTTTAAGGTTGTCTAAATAACTCACTTAACTAGTTTTACATTTTTTGATTCTGAAGTTTTCGGCAATTTTCTTAAGCATCTGCCCATAAATTTCACAAAAGTTTACTGAAATCCACTTTTCTTTTTGAAGAAAATGGAAGTAAGCTGGAAACCAAGCAATTTTTTACAGTATTAGAGCGCTTAAAGAGTTTAAGCTCAAGCTCTCACAGATTTTTAGTGTTTTTTTTCGATTTACTAGTTTTTTCTTCAGCAGGGAAGCAGAGGAAAATTAAATTTAACTGATACTCTTTCTGCCCTTCTGCCTTCTGCCTTTGAAAGCAACTTCAAGAGGTTCAAGAGATGAAAGCTTTACTAATTTGGCCAAATTTTCCCAATTCTTTTTGGGGTTATCAAGAAACTTTGCATTTGGCGGGTTTGCGATCGACTAATCCGCCGTTAGGATTGATTACAGTGGCGGCGATGTTGCCGAAAGAGTGGGAAATTCGGTTTAGCGATCGCAATGTGCAACCGGAAACTGACGCAGACTGGGCATGGTGCGATATTGTGATTATTTCAGCGATGATTGTGCAAAAAGCCGATTTTCGCGCCTTAATTCAGAAAGGTGTCGCTTTGGGGAAAAAAGTGGCTGTCGGAGGGCCTTTTCCGACTTCTGTACCGGAGTTTGCATTGGAAGCCGGGGCACATTACCTGATTTTGGATGAAGGTGAATGCACAATTCCCCTGTTTTTAGAAGCTTTGGCAAAGGGTGAAGAAAAAGGAATTTTTCGTTCGCCAGAGAAACCAGATGTTACTCAAACTCCAATTCCCCGCTTTGATTTATTAGACTTGGATGCTTATTTAGCAATTACTGTGCAGTTTTCGCGGGGTTGTCCGTTCCAATGTGAGTTTTGCGACATTATCAATTTGTACGGACGCAAACCGCGCACCAAAACTCCCGAACAAATGTTAGCAGAGTTAGAAGTGCTTTATCAAATGGGTTGGTATCGTTATGTGTTTATTGTGGATGATAATTTTATCGGCAATAGTCGCAATGCCAAGCTATTCTTAAAAGCGTTGATTCCTTGGATGGAAGAACGCAATTATCCGTTCATTTTGTTAACGGAAGCTTCGCTGAATTTAGCAGAAGATGATGAGATGATTGAGTTAATGGTGAAGGCTGGGTTTACGATCTTATTCATGGGAATTGAAACCCCGGATACAGAAAGTTTGCTCGGCATCCACAAAAATCAAAATACCCGTCATCCATTAGTAGAATCTTGCCAAAAAATTACTAAAGCCGGACTGCAAATTATGTCCGGTTTTATTATGGGTTTTGATGGCGAACGTCCGGGG
The Phormidium ambiguum IAM M-71 genome window above contains:
- a CDS encoding photosystem II S4 domain protein, which produces MLPREELLKGVENRDCAARVIDLAEQAIKTWEIMFSDFLSPPELAESQRMFSKLTEVHLLAWGGYPQAERQRLAIARSELPLDNSQVEIAALEIAGNFLFDPATHRDFLGAMLGCGINREKTGDLIVLGERGAQAIVVPEMVEYLETHLEQVRSVPVRTQRIEISELKIKEPKKKELTTVEASLRLDAIASAGFGMSRSKMVDLIDGGDVRVNWKEISQASYQLKSGDLVAIRGKGRLEVGEIAVTKKDRYRVQMTRYM
- a CDS encoding B12-binding domain-containing radical SAM protein — its product is MKALLLYPQFPQSFWSYDRFMEIAGFKAVIPPLGIITVAALLPKEWEIRFCDRNVNLETDSDWQWCDLVILSAMLVQKPDFHALIQKAVKLGKKVAVGGPYPTSLPQDALESGAHYLILDEGEITVPQFIAALNQGEEGGIFRSPEKPDVTQSPMPRFDLLKRDAYFMMAIQFSRGCPFNCEFCDIITLYGRKPRTKEPSQAIAELQKLYDLGWRGSLFIVDDNFIGNQRNVKRFLRELIPWVKQHNYPFTFMTEASVNLAEDDELLDLMNQAGFYAVFLGIETPDQDSLKVTHKLQNTRHPLIEACRKINQAGMLIYAGFILGFDGERSGAGERIQAFIAQSSIPQPMLGILQALPNTQLWHRLQKEERLVEGVGITKVGDQNTLMNFIPTRPVAEIAKEYVEGFWNLYEPKNYLKRCFKQCLKINSPVERKQTMQFPLGKGLRLISQIIWHQGIRRPEIRQQFWQQLSIILLTKPQVLNMYLGLCAAGEHFWEYRVLARERITEQLGYDPVKVYVKSEKKPILVNS
- the cysC gene encoding adenylyl-sulfate kinase, which produces MKRRGVTVWFTGLSGAGKTTISKAVAEELRSQGYLVELLDGDLVRQNLTKGLGFSKEDRDENIRRIGFVAHLLTRNGVIVLVSAISPYREIRQEVKAKIGDFIEVFVNAPLEICEKRDVKGLYKKARSGEIKHFTGIDDPYEIPTNPEVECHTDIETEAESIAKVWQKLKASGYLD
- the trpS gene encoding tryptophan--tRNA ligase — translated: MAKQRVLSGVQPTGNLHLGNYLGAIRNWVEGQSEYDNFFCVVDLHAITVPHDPATLAENTYKIAALYLACGIDLSYSSIFVQSHLPAHSELTWLLNCITPLNWLQDMIQFKEKAVKQGENVNAGLLDYPVLMAADILLYQADKVPVGEDQKQHLELTRDIAVRFNHLFGNGKKVLKLPNPLIRAEGARVMSLTDGTKKMSKSDPSEMSRINLLDSPEEIQKKIKRCKTDPVRGLSFDDPERPESRNLLTLYMLLSGKKKEEVAAECADMGWGQFKPLLTETTINALKPIQDKYNAVMNEKGYLESVLREGKEKAGAIANQTLAEVKAAMGYSQPL
- a CDS encoding B12-binding domain-containing radical SAM protein, with product MKALLIWPNFPNSFWGYQETLHLAGLRSTNPPLGLITVAAMLPKEWEIRFSDRNVQPETDADWAWCDIVIISAMIVQKADFRALIQKGVALGKKVAVGGPFPTSVPEFALEAGAHYLILDEGECTIPLFLEALAKGEEKGIFRSPEKPDVTQTPIPRFDLLDLDAYLAITVQFSRGCPFQCEFCDIINLYGRKPRTKTPEQMLAELEVLYQMGWYRYVFIVDDNFIGNSRNAKLFLKALIPWMEERNYPFILLTEASLNLAEDDEMIELMVKAGFTILFMGIETPDTESLLGIHKNQNTRHPLVESCQKITKAGLQIMSGFIMGFDGERPGAGKRIQEFINVTGIPQGQFSLLQALQNTQLWQRLEKEGRLVDGLGTFHQGAIMNFVPTRPVEELVEEYIDAFWNIYEPMPFLKRTFRHFMMMNGWRGRLMPKITSKELRLFSAVCWRQGVLRSTRWLFWWQFLAIAFLKPRLFYDYMTTLGVGEHFFKYRHEVRGQLLEQLAKVKQAKAQHQEEESYQLASV